DNA sequence from the Streptomyces sp. NBC_01264 genome:
GGTCTGGACCGGATCGGGGTTCCGACCGTGGTCGCCGTCGGTGATCACGACCACCCCGAGATCCGCGTCATCGCCGATCGCCTCGCCGACGGCATCCCCGGCGCGCGGCTGGAGGTGGTCGTCGGCGCCGATCACTACCTGCCGCTGCGGGCTCCCGGGCGACTCCTCGAACTCCTCCTCCGGATTCCCCAAACTTCCCTATCAGAAGGCATCCTCACCTCTTAGGGTAGGATCCGGATGTATGAGTGACGAAGGACGCGAGCTCTACTCGGTCGGCGAGGTCGCCGAGCTGCTCGGGCTGCACGTGCGCACCGTCCGGAACTACGTGCGCGACGGCCGGCTCAAAGCCGTCCGGATCGGCAAGCAGTACCGGATCAGCCGGGCGGACTTCGAGGCCCTGACGAGCCGCCCCGCCCCCGCCGCCGCCGAGGATCCCGGTGCCACCGGGGAGACCCCGCGGCGGCACGTGGAGGTGTCGAGCATCGTGCAGATCGACGCGATCGGCCCCGACGCGGCGAGCCGGCTCGCGAACCTCGTCACGGCGAGCGCGCAGTCCCCGCGGGCCAC
Encoded proteins:
- a CDS encoding helix-turn-helix domain-containing protein; the protein is MSDEGRELYSVGEVAELLGLHVRTVRNYVRDGRLKAVRIGKQYRISRADFEALTSRPAPAAAEDPGATGETPRRHVEVSSIVQIDAIGPDAASRLANLVTASAQSPRATPAALRVQTVYDKERARMKIVILGDAATTADLLNLVDGVLGPGNGMGNDLDTHDAAGAHHG